One Salarias fasciatus chromosome 22, fSalaFa1.1, whole genome shotgun sequence DNA segment encodes these proteins:
- the rxrba gene encoding retinoic acid receptor RXR-beta-A isoform X2: MGDSRDSRSPDSSSVSSPPSGQRSPPLVPSAAASMTSLPPITTTGVNSPISSIGSPFSVISSSLGSPCLPGTPSVGYGPISSPQINSTVSMSGLHAVSSSDDVKPPLGLKQLSAHSPGPMLSQKRLCSICGDRSSGKHYGVYSCEGCKGFFKRTVRKDLTYTCRDNKDCMVDKRQRNRCQYCRYQKCLAMGMKREAVQEERQRNKDRDGEVESTSAVNEEMPVEKILEAEMAVEQKTELHADGSSGGSSPNDPVTNICQAADKQLFTLVEWAKRIPHFSELPLDDQVILLRAGWNELLIASFSHRSISVKDGILLATGLHVHRNSAHSAGVGAIFDRAHNAEVGAIFDRVLTELVSKMRDMQMDKTELGCLRAIILFNPDAKGLSNPSEVELLRERVYASLESYCKQKYPDQQGRFAKLLLRLPALRSIGLKCLEHLFFFKLIGDTPIDTFLMEMLEAPHQLT, encoded by the exons ATGGGAGACAGCAGAG ATTCTCGAAGCCCAGACAgctcgtctgtctcctcccCGCCATCAGGCCAACGCTCGCCTCCCCTAGTTCCCTCGGCTGCAGCTTCCAtgacctccctccctcccatcaCCACCACGGGAGTCAACAGCCCCATCAGTAGCATCGGTTCCCCCTTTTCCGTTATCAGCTCTTCACTGGGATCACCCTGCCTACCTGGCACGCCATCGGTGGGCTACGGCCCGATAAGCAGCCCCCAG ATCAACTCCACGGTGTCCATGTCAGGGCTCCATGCAGTGAGTAGCTCAGACGATGTAAAACCTCCGTTGGGCCTAAAGCAGCTGTCAGCCCACAGCCCGGGACCGATGCTTTCCCAGAAACGCCTTTGTTCCATCTGCGGGGATAGATCCTCTG GTAAGCACTATGGCGTCTACAGCTGTGAAGGCTGTAAAGGCTTCTTTAAGAGAACGGTGAGAAAAGACCTGACCTACACCTGTCGGGACAATAAAGACTGTATGGTGGATAAGAGACAGAGGAACCGCTGCCAGTACTGCCGCTATCAGAAGTGCCTGGCTATGGGCATGAAGAGAGAAG CTGTTCAAGAGGAGCGGCAGCGAAATAAAGACCGAGATGGCGAGGTTGAGTCGACCAGCGCAGTAAACGAGGAGATGCCAGTGGAGAAGATTTTAGAAGCGGAGATGGCCGTGGAGCAGAAGACTGAGCTCCATGCTGATGGCAGTTCAGGTGGTAGTTCG CCCAACGATCCTGTCACGAACATCTGCCAGGCAGCTGACAAGCAGCTCTTCACTCTGGTGGAGTGGGCCAAGAGGATCCCACACTTCTCTGAGCTGCCCCTCGATGATCAGGTCATCTTGTTACGTGCAG GCTGGAATGAGCTCCTGATTGCTTCGTTCTCCCATCGTTCCATCTCAGTGAAGGATGGGATCCTGCTGGCCACGGGTCTGCATGTCCACAGGAACAGTGCCCACAGTGCAGGCGTGGGAGCCATCTTTGACAG GGCGCACAATGCTGAGGTTGGGGCCATATTTGACAG GGTTTTGACAGAGCTTGTAAGTAAGATGCGAGACATGCAGATGGACAAGACCGAGCTGGGCTGCCTGCGAGCAATCATCCTCTTTAATCCAG ATGCCAAGGGTCTGTCCAACCCCAGTGAGGTGGAGCTCCTTCGAGAGAGGGTTTATGCGTCACTCGAGTCGTACTGCAAACAGAAATACCCTGATCAACAGGGAAG GTTTGCAAagctcctcctccggctgccAGCGCTGCGCTCCATTGGTCTGAAGTGTCTGGAGcaccttttcttctttaaactgaTTGGTGACACGCCCATTGACACCTTCCTGATGGAGATGCTCGAGGCGCCTCACCAGCTCACCTAG
- the rxrba gene encoding retinoic acid receptor RXR-beta-A isoform X1, producing MGDSRDSRSPDSSSVSSPPSGQRSPPLVPSAAASMTSLPPITTTGVNSPISSIGSPFSVISSSLGSPCLPGTPSVGYGPISSPQINSTVSMSGLHAVSSSDDVKPPLGLKQLSAHSPGPMLSQKRLCSICGDRSSGKHYGVYSCEGCKGFFKRTVRKDLTYTCRDNKDCMVDKRQRNRCQYCRYQKCLAMGMKREVAKMNDRSVQEERQRNKDRDGEVESTSAVNEEMPVEKILEAEMAVEQKTELHADGSSGGSSPNDPVTNICQAADKQLFTLVEWAKRIPHFSELPLDDQVILLRAGWNELLIASFSHRSISVKDGILLATGLHVHRNSAHSAGVGAIFDRAHNAEVGAIFDRVLTELVSKMRDMQMDKTELGCLRAIILFNPDAKGLSNPSEVELLRERVYASLESYCKQKYPDQQGRFAKLLLRLPALRSIGLKCLEHLFFFKLIGDTPIDTFLMEMLEAPHQLT from the exons ATGGGAGACAGCAGAG ATTCTCGAAGCCCAGACAgctcgtctgtctcctcccCGCCATCAGGCCAACGCTCGCCTCCCCTAGTTCCCTCGGCTGCAGCTTCCAtgacctccctccctcccatcaCCACCACGGGAGTCAACAGCCCCATCAGTAGCATCGGTTCCCCCTTTTCCGTTATCAGCTCTTCACTGGGATCACCCTGCCTACCTGGCACGCCATCGGTGGGCTACGGCCCGATAAGCAGCCCCCAG ATCAACTCCACGGTGTCCATGTCAGGGCTCCATGCAGTGAGTAGCTCAGACGATGTAAAACCTCCGTTGGGCCTAAAGCAGCTGTCAGCCCACAGCCCGGGACCGATGCTTTCCCAGAAACGCCTTTGTTCCATCTGCGGGGATAGATCCTCTG GTAAGCACTATGGCGTCTACAGCTGTGAAGGCTGTAAAGGCTTCTTTAAGAGAACGGTGAGAAAAGACCTGACCTACACCTGTCGGGACAATAAAGACTGTATGGTGGATAAGAGACAGAGGAACCGCTGCCAGTACTGCCGCTATCAGAAGTGCCTGGCTATGGGCATGAAGAGAGAAG TGGCCAAGATGAACGACAGAT CTGTTCAAGAGGAGCGGCAGCGAAATAAAGACCGAGATGGCGAGGTTGAGTCGACCAGCGCAGTAAACGAGGAGATGCCAGTGGAGAAGATTTTAGAAGCGGAGATGGCCGTGGAGCAGAAGACTGAGCTCCATGCTGATGGCAGTTCAGGTGGTAGTTCG CCCAACGATCCTGTCACGAACATCTGCCAGGCAGCTGACAAGCAGCTCTTCACTCTGGTGGAGTGGGCCAAGAGGATCCCACACTTCTCTGAGCTGCCCCTCGATGATCAGGTCATCTTGTTACGTGCAG GCTGGAATGAGCTCCTGATTGCTTCGTTCTCCCATCGTTCCATCTCAGTGAAGGATGGGATCCTGCTGGCCACGGGTCTGCATGTCCACAGGAACAGTGCCCACAGTGCAGGCGTGGGAGCCATCTTTGACAG GGCGCACAATGCTGAGGTTGGGGCCATATTTGACAG GGTTTTGACAGAGCTTGTAAGTAAGATGCGAGACATGCAGATGGACAAGACCGAGCTGGGCTGCCTGCGAGCAATCATCCTCTTTAATCCAG ATGCCAAGGGTCTGTCCAACCCCAGTGAGGTGGAGCTCCTTCGAGAGAGGGTTTATGCGTCACTCGAGTCGTACTGCAAACAGAAATACCCTGATCAACAGGGAAG GTTTGCAAagctcctcctccggctgccAGCGCTGCGCTCCATTGGTCTGAAGTGTCTGGAGcaccttttcttctttaaactgaTTGGTGACACGCCCATTGACACCTTCCTGATGGAGATGCTCGAGGCGCCTCACCAGCTCACCTAG
- the rxrba gene encoding retinoic acid receptor RXR-beta-A isoform X3, with product MGDSRDSRSPDSSSVSSPPSGQRSPPLVPSAAASMTSLPPITTTGVNSPISSIGSPFSVISSSLGSPCLPGTPSVGYGPISSPQINSTVSMSGLHAVSSSDDVKPPLGLKQLSAHSPGPMLSQKRLCSICGDRSSGKHYGVYSCEGCKGFFKRTVRKDLTYTCRDNKDCMVDKRQRNRCQYCRYQKCLAMGMKREVAKMNDRSVQEERQRNKDRDGEVESTSAVNEEMPVEKILEAEMAVEQKTELHADGSSGGSSPNDPVTNICQAADKQLFTLVEWAKRIPHFSELPLDDQVILLRAGWNELLIASFSHRSISVKDGILLATGLHVHRNSAHSAGVGAIFDRVLTELVSKMRDMQMDKTELGCLRAIILFNPDAKGLSNPSEVELLRERVYASLESYCKQKYPDQQGRFAKLLLRLPALRSIGLKCLEHLFFFKLIGDTPIDTFLMEMLEAPHQLT from the exons ATGGGAGACAGCAGAG ATTCTCGAAGCCCAGACAgctcgtctgtctcctcccCGCCATCAGGCCAACGCTCGCCTCCCCTAGTTCCCTCGGCTGCAGCTTCCAtgacctccctccctcccatcaCCACCACGGGAGTCAACAGCCCCATCAGTAGCATCGGTTCCCCCTTTTCCGTTATCAGCTCTTCACTGGGATCACCCTGCCTACCTGGCACGCCATCGGTGGGCTACGGCCCGATAAGCAGCCCCCAG ATCAACTCCACGGTGTCCATGTCAGGGCTCCATGCAGTGAGTAGCTCAGACGATGTAAAACCTCCGTTGGGCCTAAAGCAGCTGTCAGCCCACAGCCCGGGACCGATGCTTTCCCAGAAACGCCTTTGTTCCATCTGCGGGGATAGATCCTCTG GTAAGCACTATGGCGTCTACAGCTGTGAAGGCTGTAAAGGCTTCTTTAAGAGAACGGTGAGAAAAGACCTGACCTACACCTGTCGGGACAATAAAGACTGTATGGTGGATAAGAGACAGAGGAACCGCTGCCAGTACTGCCGCTATCAGAAGTGCCTGGCTATGGGCATGAAGAGAGAAG TGGCCAAGATGAACGACAGAT CTGTTCAAGAGGAGCGGCAGCGAAATAAAGACCGAGATGGCGAGGTTGAGTCGACCAGCGCAGTAAACGAGGAGATGCCAGTGGAGAAGATTTTAGAAGCGGAGATGGCCGTGGAGCAGAAGACTGAGCTCCATGCTGATGGCAGTTCAGGTGGTAGTTCG CCCAACGATCCTGTCACGAACATCTGCCAGGCAGCTGACAAGCAGCTCTTCACTCTGGTGGAGTGGGCCAAGAGGATCCCACACTTCTCTGAGCTGCCCCTCGATGATCAGGTCATCTTGTTACGTGCAG GCTGGAATGAGCTCCTGATTGCTTCGTTCTCCCATCGTTCCATCTCAGTGAAGGATGGGATCCTGCTGGCCACGGGTCTGCATGTCCACAGGAACAGTGCCCACAGTGCAGGCGTGGGAGCCATCTTTGACAG GGTTTTGACAGAGCTTGTAAGTAAGATGCGAGACATGCAGATGGACAAGACCGAGCTGGGCTGCCTGCGAGCAATCATCCTCTTTAATCCAG ATGCCAAGGGTCTGTCCAACCCCAGTGAGGTGGAGCTCCTTCGAGAGAGGGTTTATGCGTCACTCGAGTCGTACTGCAAACAGAAATACCCTGATCAACAGGGAAG GTTTGCAAagctcctcctccggctgccAGCGCTGCGCTCCATTGGTCTGAAGTGTCTGGAGcaccttttcttctttaaactgaTTGGTGACACGCCCATTGACACCTTCCTGATGGAGATGCTCGAGGCGCCTCACCAGCTCACCTAG
- the rxrba gene encoding retinoic acid receptor RXR-beta-A isoform X4 produces the protein MGDSRDSRSPDSSSVSSPPSGQRSPPLVPSAAASMTSLPPITTTGVNSPISSIGSPFSVISSSLGSPCLPGTPSVGYGPISSPQINSTVSMSGLHAVSSSDDVKPPLGLKQLSAHSPGPMLSQKRLCSICGDRSSGKHYGVYSCEGCKGFFKRTVRKDLTYTCRDNKDCMVDKRQRNRCQYCRYQKCLAMGMKREAVQEERQRNKDRDGEVESTSAVNEEMPVEKILEAEMAVEQKTELHADGSSGGSSPNDPVTNICQAADKQLFTLVEWAKRIPHFSELPLDDQVILLRAGWNELLIASFSHRSISVKDGILLATGLHVHRNSAHSAGVGAIFDRVLTELVSKMRDMQMDKTELGCLRAIILFNPDAKGLSNPSEVELLRERVYASLESYCKQKYPDQQGRFAKLLLRLPALRSIGLKCLEHLFFFKLIGDTPIDTFLMEMLEAPHQLT, from the exons ATGGGAGACAGCAGAG ATTCTCGAAGCCCAGACAgctcgtctgtctcctcccCGCCATCAGGCCAACGCTCGCCTCCCCTAGTTCCCTCGGCTGCAGCTTCCAtgacctccctccctcccatcaCCACCACGGGAGTCAACAGCCCCATCAGTAGCATCGGTTCCCCCTTTTCCGTTATCAGCTCTTCACTGGGATCACCCTGCCTACCTGGCACGCCATCGGTGGGCTACGGCCCGATAAGCAGCCCCCAG ATCAACTCCACGGTGTCCATGTCAGGGCTCCATGCAGTGAGTAGCTCAGACGATGTAAAACCTCCGTTGGGCCTAAAGCAGCTGTCAGCCCACAGCCCGGGACCGATGCTTTCCCAGAAACGCCTTTGTTCCATCTGCGGGGATAGATCCTCTG GTAAGCACTATGGCGTCTACAGCTGTGAAGGCTGTAAAGGCTTCTTTAAGAGAACGGTGAGAAAAGACCTGACCTACACCTGTCGGGACAATAAAGACTGTATGGTGGATAAGAGACAGAGGAACCGCTGCCAGTACTGCCGCTATCAGAAGTGCCTGGCTATGGGCATGAAGAGAGAAG CTGTTCAAGAGGAGCGGCAGCGAAATAAAGACCGAGATGGCGAGGTTGAGTCGACCAGCGCAGTAAACGAGGAGATGCCAGTGGAGAAGATTTTAGAAGCGGAGATGGCCGTGGAGCAGAAGACTGAGCTCCATGCTGATGGCAGTTCAGGTGGTAGTTCG CCCAACGATCCTGTCACGAACATCTGCCAGGCAGCTGACAAGCAGCTCTTCACTCTGGTGGAGTGGGCCAAGAGGATCCCACACTTCTCTGAGCTGCCCCTCGATGATCAGGTCATCTTGTTACGTGCAG GCTGGAATGAGCTCCTGATTGCTTCGTTCTCCCATCGTTCCATCTCAGTGAAGGATGGGATCCTGCTGGCCACGGGTCTGCATGTCCACAGGAACAGTGCCCACAGTGCAGGCGTGGGAGCCATCTTTGACAG GGTTTTGACAGAGCTTGTAAGTAAGATGCGAGACATGCAGATGGACAAGACCGAGCTGGGCTGCCTGCGAGCAATCATCCTCTTTAATCCAG ATGCCAAGGGTCTGTCCAACCCCAGTGAGGTGGAGCTCCTTCGAGAGAGGGTTTATGCGTCACTCGAGTCGTACTGCAAACAGAAATACCCTGATCAACAGGGAAG GTTTGCAAagctcctcctccggctgccAGCGCTGCGCTCCATTGGTCTGAAGTGTCTGGAGcaccttttcttctttaaactgaTTGGTGACACGCCCATTGACACCTTCCTGATGGAGATGCTCGAGGCGCCTCACCAGCTCACCTAG